One Deinococcus sp. LM3 genomic region harbors:
- a CDS encoding helix-turn-helix transcriptional regulator, protein MNAREQLRMLILAVLDRQPEHGYAIAQAINTRSEGLLRAREGTLYPALHALEAEGLIESHEHEVAGRTRREYRLTDKGRAALARTRRDWQAQVGAVQAVLGGGA, encoded by the coding sequence ATGAACGCCCGCGAGCAACTCCGCATGCTCATCCTGGCCGTCCTCGACCGCCAGCCCGAACACGGCTACGCCATCGCCCAGGCCATCAACACCCGCAGCGAAGGCCTCCTGCGCGCCCGCGAAGGCACCCTCTACCCCGCCCTGCACGCCCTCGAAGCCGAGGGGCTCATCGAGAGCCATGAACACGAGGTCGCCGGCCGCACCCGCCGCGAATACCGCCTGACCGACAAGGGCCGCGCCGCGCTGGCCCGCACCCGCCGCGACTGGCAGGCCCAGGTCGGCGCCGTGCAGGCGGTGCTGGGAGGAGGAGCGTGA
- a CDS encoding nitroreductase — translation MNAVTADPAPFPAAALTVLDVIRARRTVDIGLLRPDAVPREVTEAILEAGIWAPNHGRTEPWRFTVFTGEGRARLAEVFAQAYAAGSAPDREEGAALEAQRARAWRAPLWISLELHMPEKPKMPEWEEQAALACAAQNMWLAATAFGLVGKWVSGPVMVSPVAAQALGAPKLMGLLVLGYPAAELPTATRAPLADKVTWVE, via the coding sequence ATGAACGCCGTGACTGCTGACCCTGCCCCCTTCCCTGCTGCTGCCCTGACCGTGCTGGATGTGATCCGTGCGCGCCGGACGGTGGATATTGGTCTGCTGAGGCCCGACGCGGTGCCGCGTGAGGTGACCGAGGCCATTCTGGAGGCGGGCATCTGGGCGCCGAATCATGGGCGCACCGAGCCGTGGCGGTTCACGGTGTTCACGGGTGAGGGCCGCGCGAGGCTGGCGGAGGTGTTCGCGCAGGCGTACGCGGCGGGCAGCGCGCCGGACCGGGAGGAGGGGGCGGCGCTGGAGGCGCAGCGGGCGCGGGCTTGGCGGGCGCCACTGTGGATCAGCCTGGAACTGCACATGCCCGAGAAACCGAAGATGCCCGAGTGGGAGGAGCAGGCGGCCCTGGCGTGCGCGGCGCAGAACATGTGGCTGGCAGCGACGGCGTTCGGGCTGGTCGGGAAGTGGGTGAGCGGTCCGGTGATGGTCAGTCCGGTGGCGGCGCAGGCGCTGGGCGCCCCGAAGCTGATGGGCCTGCTGGTGCTGGGCTACCCGGCCGCCGAGTTGCCGACTGCGACCCGTGCCCCGCTGGCGGACAAGGTGACCTGGGTGGAGTGA
- a CDS encoding alpha/beta fold hydrolase, whose amino-acid sequence MNLPRRFPLTLLPALLLPALTLASAQSAAALARVDAAQMSIPAARQTFQKGGYPGSALTVRQTLAAGSNYTRQVVSYQSEGLRINALLTVPRGTPPKGGWPAIVFNHGYVPPKVYRTTERYVAYQDAFARAGFVTLKSDYRGHGSSQGEALGGYYAPGYTTDVMNALGSLKRDPRVNAARIGMWGHSMGGFLSLRAMAIDPSVKAGVIWAGVVGDYDQLMNSWTRRAPVPASIPSAVLNLRKRAVEKYGAPRENPTFWNKLSANTYLRDLGGPVQLHIGTNDEDVPVAFHTTLAGQLRPLGKLGGNYVYPGDNHNLSLNLRTALNRSVQFFRERL is encoded by the coding sequence ATGAACCTGCCGCGCCGCTTCCCGCTGACCCTGCTGCCCGCGTTGCTGCTGCCCGCCCTGACCCTGGCCTCCGCGCAGTCCGCTGCGGCGCTGGCCCGCGTGGACGCCGCGCAGATGAGCATCCCGGCGGCCCGGCAGACTTTCCAGAAGGGCGGGTATCCGGGCAGCGCGCTGACCGTGCGGCAGACCCTGGCGGCGGGCAGTAACTACACCCGGCAGGTCGTGAGTTACCAGTCCGAGGGACTGCGCATCAACGCGTTGCTGACCGTCCCGCGCGGCACGCCTCCGAAGGGTGGCTGGCCCGCCATCGTGTTCAACCACGGGTACGTGCCCCCGAAGGTGTACCGCACGACTGAACGGTACGTGGCTTACCAGGACGCCTTCGCACGAGCCGGGTTCGTCACCCTGAAAAGCGATTACCGGGGGCACGGCAGCTCGCAGGGCGAGGCGCTCGGCGGGTACTACGCACCGGGCTACACCACGGACGTGATGAACGCCCTGGGCAGCCTCAAGCGTGACCCGCGCGTGAACGCCGCCCGGATCGGTATGTGGGGCCACTCCATGGGCGGGTTCCTGAGCCTGCGGGCCATGGCCATCGACCCCAGCGTGAAAGCGGGCGTGATCTGGGCCGGGGTGGTGGGCGACTACGATCAGCTCATGAACAGCTGGACGCGCCGCGCGCCCGTCCCGGCCAGCATTCCCAGCGCCGTGCTGAACCTGCGCAAGCGGGCCGTCGAGAAGTACGGCGCGCCCCGCGAGAACCCCACCTTCTGGAACAAACTCAGCGCGAACACGTACCTGCGCGACCTGGGCGGCCCGGTGCAGCTGCACATCGGCACGAACGACGAGGACGTGCCCGTCGCGTTCCACACGACCCTGGCCGGGCAACTGCGCCCGCTGGGGAAACTGGGCGGCAACTACGTGTACCCCGGTGACAACCACAACCTGTCCCTCAACCTGCGCACGGCGCTGAACCGCAGCGTGCAGTTCTTCCGGGAGCGGCTGTAA
- a CDS encoding S8 family serine peptidase → MKNTVKSLSLLSLALVLGACGNSSTVSTPATSGVKAPQFTAMPGKWFVELEGDPTALSVQSVGAQQAVFRAQAAASGIRYQEVMSFDTLFNGFSVQADEAEVNRLSLLPGVRAVYPVEQVERPVVQRDLLSSLNPDMMTAISMTGADIAQNELGLTGKGVKVAVMDTGIDLEHPAFKNRVVAGYDFVGDEFGTGGNFTPKPDPIADDCGGHGTHVAGIVGGADAAAKFKGVAPDVTFGAYKVFGCDGSTSSDIMIAAMERAYKDGMHILNMSIGASYQWPEYPSAKVASRLVKQGMVVTVSAGNSGTNGQWATGAPSLGENVIATASVDNTRIDLSSFTLSDGSKVGFYAATGSPAPTKGTTFQVAKKPGSTTTTTNDGCTASGGFAAGSLTGKAALIRRGSCTFYEKAKNAQDAGATAVILYNNAAGYISPTVTGSPAITIPVVSISAADGAKIDGLIATGASFTFDGGTLSIENPTSSTLSSFTSYGMSPDLELKPDLAAPGGAIKSAYPLTVEAGGYAVLSGTSMAAPHAAGVAALMLQAYPNLKAKDMRARLMNTASLRKFRGASGVTSFNDYVQRQGAGMIDVIAAHNATVSATPSKLSLGESDTFATRSKVVVLKNSGATREVFAVKHAPALTVAGTTLAPSASTAAAKMTVNGTDVDAGTLMIEVAPFSEVELNVTITPPATAPDKAQYGGYLSLQSKTASSLVVPYSGFKGDYQSIEVLGRASIGGTSYDFPVLYDAKEDVFFEENEAVTTLPDFTMAADDQPSVLAQLSHQAQRITLELLDGNGNVIEQLGNYPYVGRNATNVYVDSTSDAWDTFGWDGKLKNGAAPNGTYQLRLKVLKALGDESNPKHTETYTSQKFTVKRP, encoded by the coding sequence GTGAAGAACACTGTCAAATCCCTGTCCCTACTCAGCCTGGCCCTGGTGCTGGGTGCGTGCGGCAACAGCAGCACCGTCTCTACCCCTGCCACCTCTGGCGTGAAAGCGCCGCAGTTCACGGCCATGCCCGGCAAGTGGTTCGTGGAACTCGAGGGCGACCCCACGGCCCTGAGCGTTCAGAGCGTCGGAGCGCAGCAGGCCGTGTTCCGCGCCCAGGCGGCCGCCAGCGGTATCCGCTACCAGGAAGTCATGAGCTTCGACACGCTGTTCAACGGCTTCTCGGTGCAGGCCGACGAGGCGGAAGTGAACCGCCTGTCGCTGCTGCCCGGCGTGCGCGCCGTCTACCCGGTCGAGCAGGTGGAGCGTCCGGTCGTGCAGCGCGACCTGCTCTCCAGCCTGAACCCCGACATGATGACCGCGATCAGCATGACCGGCGCCGACATCGCCCAGAACGAACTGGGCCTGACCGGCAAGGGCGTGAAGGTCGCCGTGATGGACACCGGCATCGACCTCGAGCACCCCGCCTTCAAGAACCGCGTGGTGGCCGGGTACGACTTCGTGGGTGACGAATTCGGCACGGGCGGCAACTTCACGCCCAAACCCGACCCCATCGCGGACGACTGCGGCGGTCACGGCACGCACGTCGCCGGGATCGTGGGTGGCGCCGACGCGGCCGCGAAGTTCAAGGGCGTGGCCCCCGACGTGACCTTCGGGGCGTACAAGGTGTTCGGCTGCGACGGCTCGACCAGCAGCGACATCATGATCGCCGCCATGGAACGCGCCTACAAGGACGGCATGCACATCCTGAACATGAGCATCGGCGCCTCATACCAGTGGCCCGAGTACCCCAGCGCCAAGGTCGCCAGCCGACTCGTGAAGCAGGGCATGGTCGTGACCGTCTCGGCCGGTAACAGCGGCACCAACGGCCAGTGGGCCACCGGCGCGCCCAGCCTGGGTGAGAACGTGATCGCCACCGCCTCGGTGGACAACACCCGCATCGACCTGAGCAGCTTCACGCTCAGCGACGGCTCGAAGGTCGGTTTCTACGCCGCCACCGGCTCGCCCGCGCCCACCAAGGGCACGACCTTCCAGGTCGCCAAGAAGCCCGGCAGCACGACCACCACGACCAACGACGGCTGCACGGCCAGTGGCGGCTTCGCGGCCGGCAGCCTGACCGGCAAGGCCGCCCTGATCCGCCGCGGCAGCTGCACCTTCTACGAGAAGGCCAAGAACGCCCAGGATGCCGGGGCCACCGCCGTGATCCTGTACAACAACGCGGCCGGGTACATCAGCCCCACGGTGACCGGCTCGCCCGCCATCACCATTCCGGTCGTGTCCATCAGTGCCGCCGACGGCGCGAAGATCGACGGGCTGATCGCCACGGGCGCCAGCTTCACCTTCGACGGTGGCACCCTGAGCATCGAGAACCCGACCTCCAGCACCCTGAGCAGCTTCACCAGCTACGGCATGTCGCCCGACCTGGAGCTGAAACCCGACCTCGCCGCACCCGGCGGCGCGATCAAGAGCGCCTACCCGCTCACGGTGGAAGCCGGCGGATACGCGGTCCTGAGCGGCACCTCCATGGCCGCCCCGCACGCGGCGGGCGTCGCCGCGCTGATGCTGCAGGCCTACCCCAACCTGAAAGCCAAGGACATGCGCGCCCGCCTGATGAACACCGCCAGCCTGCGCAAGTTCCGCGGCGCCAGCGGCGTGACGAGCTTCAACGATTACGTGCAGCGCCAGGGCGCCGGCATGATCGACGTGATCGCCGCGCACAACGCCACGGTCAGCGCCACCCCCAGCAAACTCAGCCTGGGTGAGAGCGACACCTTCGCCACCCGCAGCAAGGTGGTCGTCCTGAAGAACAGCGGCGCGACCCGCGAAGTCTTTGCCGTGAAGCACGCGCCGGCCCTGACCGTGGCCGGCACCACGCTGGCCCCGTCCGCCAGCACCGCCGCCGCCAAGATGACCGTGAACGGCACCGACGTGGACGCCGGTACCCTGATGATCGAGGTCGCTCCCTTCAGCGAAGTCGAGCTGAACGTGACCATCACCCCGCCCGCCACCGCCCCCGACAAGGCGCAGTACGGCGGCTACCTGAGCCTGCAGAGCAAGACGGCCAGCAGTCTGGTCGTGCCCTACAGCGGCTTCAAGGGCGACTACCAGAGCATCGAGGTACTCGGGCGCGCCAGCATCGGCGGCACGAGCTACGACTTCCCCGTGCTGTACGACGCCAAGGAAGACGTGTTCTTCGAGGAGAACGAGGCCGTGACCACCCTGCCCGACTTCACCATGGCCGCAGACGACCAGCCCAGCGTGCTGGCCCAGCTCTCGCACCAGGCCCAGCGCATCACGCTGGAACTGCTCGACGGCAACGGCAACGTGATCGAGCAGCTCGGCAACTACCCCTACGTGGGCCGCAACGCCACCAACGTGTACGTGGACAGCACCAGCGACGCCTGGGACACCTTCGGGTGGGACGGCAAGCTCAAGAACGGCGCGGCCCCCAACGGCACGTACCAGCTGCGCCTGAAGGTCCTCAAGGCCCTGGGCGACGAGAGCAACCCCAAGCACACCGAGACGTACACCAGCCAGAAATTCACCGTCAAGCGCCCCTGA
- a CDS encoding alpha/beta fold hydrolase produces MRRLINLVLFALILGAAFVAVTQPESLPFRLPWNPPVTVTPAAPGEAAPDSDRPLQDLSDTALKTAVARNPISIQALKAREYPGSALTVRQTLAAGSNYTRQVVSYQSEGLRINALLTVPRGTPPQGGWPVIVFNHGYIPPAEYRTTERYVAYQDAFARAGFVTLKSDYRGHGSSEGEARGGYNDPGYTVDVLNAAASLKRDPRVNPDRLGLWGHSMGGQLSLKAMIVDPSLKAASLWAGVIASYDVLSTDWNPPPGEPRTLDALNRRYLRLLSPNAYLRELNGRPIQLHHGTNDADVPYSFQKNLADDLRNAGQGVEAYRYEGDDHNLSRNLRTALNRSVQFFKENL; encoded by the coding sequence ATGCGCCGCCTGATCAACCTCGTGCTGTTCGCGCTGATCCTGGGGGCGGCGTTCGTGGCGGTCACGCAGCCGGAATCTCTGCCGTTCCGCCTGCCCTGGAACCCGCCGGTCACGGTCACGCCCGCCGCGCCCGGCGAGGCGGCCCCAGACAGTGACCGCCCCCTGCAGGACCTGAGCGACACGGCCCTGAAAACTGCCGTGGCCCGCAACCCCATCAGCATCCAGGCCCTCAAGGCCCGCGAGTACCCCGGCAGCGCCCTGACCGTGCGGCAGACCCTGGCGGCAGGCAGCAACTACACCCGGCAGGTCGTCAGTTACCAGTCCGAGGGACTGCGGATCAATGCGCTGCTGACCGTCCCACGCGGCACGCCCCCGCAGGGCGGCTGGCCGGTCATCGTGTTCAACCACGGGTACATCCCGCCCGCCGAGTACCGCACCACCGAACGCTACGTCGCGTACCAGGACGCGTTTGCCCGCGCGGGCTTCGTCACCCTGAAAAGCGACTACCGGGGGCACGGCAGCAGCGAGGGAGAGGCGCGCGGCGGCTACAACGACCCCGGCTACACCGTGGACGTCCTGAACGCCGCCGCCAGCCTGAAACGCGACCCGCGCGTGAACCCCGACCGACTGGGCCTGTGGGGCCACTCCATGGGCGGGCAGCTGAGCCTGAAAGCCATGATCGTCGATCCCAGCCTGAAAGCCGCGTCCCTGTGGGCGGGCGTGATCGCCAGTTACGACGTGCTGTCCACCGACTGGAACCCGCCCCCCGGCGAGCCGCGCACCCTGGACGCCCTGAACCGCCGCTACCTGCGCCTCCTGAGCCCCAACGCGTACCTGCGGGAACTGAACGGCCGGCCCATCCAGCTGCACCACGGCACGAACGACGCCGACGTGCCGTACTCGTTCCAGAAGAACCTCGCGGACGACCTGAGAAACGCCGGGCAGGGCGTCGAGGCGTACCGCTACGAGGGCGACGACCACAACCTGTCCCGCAACCTCCGCACCGCGCTGAACCGCAGCGTGCAGTTCTTCAAGGAGAACCTGTAA
- a CDS encoding Ig-like domain-containing protein has protein sequence MKRIGAFSLLALTGTLMSCGVGPIDMTAPTATLTVTPTTLVAAGTVNMTATASDANGISKVEFYDNGALVSTDTTSPYTASKTYTFADNGAHTLSVKAYDYSANVGQASAAVTVAIADRNEPNDSMAAATALTVGTPVKGAVAAQGRDYDYFKFTAKTGDPLKLTVKTGSVDANSTLDPYVMILMPDGKTVLEKDDDGGSAMESEIRFNVPADGTYTVVLTSFKIHNDSAATDDLATNTYELLLSRR, from the coding sequence ATGAAGCGAATCGGTGCCTTTTCACTCCTCGCTCTGACCGGCACGCTGATGTCCTGCGGCGTCGGCCCCATCGACATGACCGCCCCCACCGCCACCCTGACCGTGACACCCACGACGCTGGTCGCGGCCGGCACCGTGAACATGACTGCCACTGCCAGCGACGCCAACGGCATCAGCAAGGTCGAGTTCTACGACAACGGCGCCCTGGTCTCCACCGATACCACCTCGCCCTACACCGCCAGCAAGACCTACACCTTCGCGGACAACGGCGCCCACACCCTCAGCGTCAAGGCCTACGACTACAGCGCCAACGTGGGGCAGGCCAGCGCCGCCGTGACCGTCGCCATCGCCGACCGCAACGAACCCAACGACAGCATGGCGGCCGCCACGGCCCTCACGGTCGGTACGCCCGTCAAGGGCGCGGTCGCGGCGCAGGGTCGGGATTACGACTACTTCAAGTTCACGGCCAAGACTGGCGACCCGCTGAAACTGACGGTCAAGACCGGCAGCGTGGATGCCAACAGCACCCTGGACCCCTACGTGATGATCCTGATGCCCGACGGCAAGACGGTGCTGGAGAAGGATGACGACGGCGGCAGCGCCATGGAGTCCGAGATCCGCTTCAACGTGCCGGCCGACGGCACCTACACGGTCGTGCTGACCAGCTTCAAGATCCACAACGATTCCGCTGCCACCGACGATCTGGCCACCAACACCTACGAGCTGCTGCTCAGCCGCCGCTGA